Proteins from one Staphylococcus sp. IVB6214 genomic window:
- the lpdA gene encoding dihydrolipoyl dehydrogenase, with amino-acid sequence MTHDKYDLVVLGGGISGYSAAIRATQLGKKVAIVEKSCLGGTCLHKGCIPTKSFLKSADTYQLIQHAEHYGISASKPTFDFPKVQLRKQRIVDTMYQGLQSLIKQKNIDIFYGEGRLLGPSIFSPQSGTVAVTYEDGQSDLIPNDYVLIATGSSPITLPFLPIDHERIVVSDDILSMTTLPNSIAIIGAGIIGLEFASFFSRIGVQVHIIESEDDIVINDSKAVTEQLITSLTKNGVVFHKGIALNDQNTKVTETGVIFELDESFTTEMALVAIGRRANIEHIGLNNTEVETTEQHTIKTNAYMQTKASHIYASGDVIGQLQLAHVGAKEGVIAVEHMFQQDPLPIDYSNMPKCIYSHPEIASIGLTVKSAKEKGYQVKSVKAAFNTNGKALIMSPEVPDGFAELIIDRSDGSILGAQLVGLNVTEQINELSVLQFLNGSALELGMTTHAHPSMSELLMEIGLKYEGQSIHL; translated from the coding sequence ATGACACACGATAAATACGATTTAGTCGTACTTGGTGGTGGTATTAGTGGCTATTCAGCAGCCATCCGAGCCACCCAGCTAGGAAAGAAAGTTGCAATTGTAGAAAAATCTTGTCTAGGCGGTACATGTTTACATAAAGGCTGTATCCCAACGAAATCCTTCTTGAAATCAGCTGATACCTATCAACTAATCCAACACGCCGAACACTACGGCATTTCCGCTTCTAAACCTACCTTTGATTTTCCAAAAGTACAATTACGAAAACAACGCATTGTAGACACGATGTATCAAGGTTTACAATCGCTCATCAAACAGAAAAATATTGATATATTCTATGGAGAAGGACGACTGCTCGGTCCGTCTATTTTTTCACCGCAAAGCGGGACCGTCGCTGTAACTTATGAAGATGGACAATCGGACTTAATCCCAAATGATTACGTATTAATCGCAACGGGATCATCACCGATTACATTGCCATTTTTGCCAATTGACCATGAACGTATCGTTGTGAGTGATGATATTTTATCAATGACAACATTACCAAATTCAATTGCGATTATTGGCGCAGGAATTATTGGTCTTGAATTTGCTTCATTTTTTAGTCGCATTGGTGTACAAGTTCATATCATCGAATCAGAAGATGACATTGTCATCAATGATAGCAAAGCCGTCACTGAACAACTCATCACATCTCTTACAAAAAATGGTGTCGTCTTTCATAAAGGCATCGCCTTAAATGATCAAAATACAAAGGTAACAGAAACAGGGGTCATATTTGAATTAGATGAATCTTTTACAACCGAAATGGCACTTGTTGCAATTGGACGACGTGCGAATATTGAACATATCGGCTTGAATAATACAGAAGTTGAAACGACTGAACAGCATACGATTAAAACAAATGCATACATGCAGACGAAAGCATCACACATTTATGCTTCAGGTGATGTCATCGGACAGCTACAACTGGCTCATGTAGGTGCAAAAGAAGGTGTAATTGCTGTTGAACATATGTTTCAACAAGACCCATTACCGATCGATTATTCAAACATGCCAAAATGTATTTATAGTCATCCAGAAATTGCTTCAATCGGATTAACAGTAAAATCTGCAAAAGAAAAAGGATACCAAGTTAAATCAGTTAAAGCTGCATTTAATACAAATGGCAAAGCACTCATAATGTCACCTGAAGTACCTGATGGTTTTGCTGAGCTTATTATTGACCGTTCAGACGGCTCCATTCTAGGTGCTCAACTAGTCGGTCTAAATGTAACCGAACAGATTAATGAGCTTAGCGTTTTACAATTTTTAAATGGTTCTGCACTCGAACTCGGCATGACAACTCATGCACACCCTTCAATGTCAGAATTATTAATGGAAATCGGTCTAAAATACGAAGGGCAATCCATTCACCTATAA